One genomic region from Cardiocondyla obscurior isolate alpha-2009 linkage group LG19, Cobs3.1, whole genome shotgun sequence encodes:
- the Dhpd gene encoding guanine deaminase: MLRQAFIGPLIHTNDNEELIIKKQVVIIVEDGKIVRVIEDPDAERNDSDENVPIAEINLRDGQFMIPGFIDVHTHAVQFPNLGLGYDKCLLEWLETYTFPLEKKYINRKFAEQVFETVVKRTIEVGTTTACYFASLYAEASTILAQKAATLGQRAFIGKVNMNTPRDDGYCENMETSIKNTITFIKSIEQIGNPLIKPIITPRFALSCDMELMQELAKIAKAKNLHIQSHISENKTEIAVVKEKFPDQPSYTAVYDAAGLLTSKTILAHGIYLTDDELAILKERGTAVIHCPSSNTHLKSGLCDVQRLKANGIKVGIGTDVSGGSSYSILNEMRSVLNVSTCLSFMKNNYTPLNYKDVFHMATLGGAKALSIEDKVGNLEVGKEFDALIIDLNVQGSLLNNYREYTLEENFQRFIYAGDDRNIESVFVNGKKIK, translated from the exons ATGCTTCGACAAGCGTTTATTGGCCCATTGATTCACACTAATGATaatgaagaattaattattaagaagcAAGTAGTTATAATTGTTGAAGATGGCAAG ATTGTTCGTGTAATAGAGGACCCAGATGCTGAAAGAAATGATTCAGACGAAAACGTTCCGAtagcagaaattaatttgagagATGGACAATTTATGATACCTGGATTTATTGATGTTCATACTCATGCAGTTCAGTTTCCAAATCTTGGATTGGGTTATGACAAATGTCTCTTGGAGTGGCTAGAGACTTACACCTTTccattggaaaaaaaatatattaataggAAGTTTGCAGAGCAAGTGTTTGAAACAGTTGTG AAACGAACAATTGAAGTGGGTACAACAACAGCATGTTACTTTGCATCTTTATATGCAGAAGCATCTACGATTTTAGCCCAGAAAGCTGCAACACTGGGCCAAAGAGCTTTTATCGGGAAAGTGAATATGAACACGCCACGTGACGATGGGTATTGCGAAAATATGGAAACGTCAATTAAGAACACTATAACTTTCATAAAATCTATCGAGCAAATAGgg aatCCACTGATAAAGCCAATTATCACGCCAAGATTTGCATTGAGTTGCGACATGGAATTAATGCAAGAGCTGGCAAAGATTGCTAAagcaaaaaatttacatatacag agtcatatttctgaaaataaaaccgAGATAGCAgtagtaaaagaaaagtttcCAGATCAGCCGTCATACACAGCCGTTTATGACGCCGCTGGTCTTCTTACCAGCAAG ACGATATTAGCACATGGAATTTATCTCACAGATGACGAACTTGCCATTCTCAAAGAACGAGGAACAGCAGTAATACATTGTCCCTCTTCGAACACGCATTTAAAAAGTGGTCTTTGCGATGTGCAAAGACTAAAGGCTAACGGTATCAAAGTTGGAATTGGAACAG ATGTTTCTGGTGGATCCAGTTACAGTATATTGAACGAGATGAGATCGGTTTTAAATGTATCAACTTGCCTGTCCTTTATGAAAAACAATTATACTCCGCTCAATTACAAAGACGTTTTTCATATGGCAACGTTAGGAGGGGCTAAAg CCCTATCTATTGAAGACAAAGTCGGAAATTTGGAGGTGGGTAAAGAATTTGATGCTCTTATCATCGACTTGAATGTGCAAGgcagtttattaaataattacagagAATATACGCTTGAAGAAAATTTCCAAAGGTTTATATATGCCGGCGATGACCGCAATATAGAATCGGTATTTGtaaatggtaaaaaaattaaataa